The genomic stretch GTATTGGCTGAGTGAGTACTTGTATTTGGGTAAGTGGGCATATTCACTGAAGTAAAGATAGGTCTGTAGCCTGTAATTATAGTTAGTTGGAGGACAACTTTAGATTACAGTCTTGCCTTTTCCTTGTGTGACAATGAATATGTCCTGCTTCACTGAAGGATCTGGGTCAGTTCCTCAGATTCTGTCAGTACTGCCAGGTAATACTGAGGAAGCACAAAGGTTTGAATCATGGCTGTGTGATTCTAGAAGCTTATAACATCTTTATTTTACTAATAGTTATTTCTTTctgagaaaaatactttaaaatagtaGTATAACAAATGATGGCAGGCTAGTTACACAGTGGATACAAATATTAAGATAACAAGTATAAGAAATTGAGTGTTCCATGCATAGGGTAGTCTTTcatcaaaaatacacacacacatacacacacacacacactccacaattCTTAGGGGTGTAAATACATATACTAATATAAATGGAGTCAAGAAATTGTACATCTCAGATTCTTCCAATTAAAAAATTAGACAGAACTGAtccttggtggcgcacacctttaatcccagcactggggaggcagaggcaggctgatctctgtgagttcaaggtcagcctggtctacagagtgagttcctggataggctccaaagctacacagagaaaccctgtctcgaaaaacccaataaataaataagtaaataaataaacaaatacataaaagttaaaaaagtagACAGAAGATTCTAAAATCCAATATTAACTGATGAACAGAACCAAACTCATAGAACTTTTTCTCTTACAACTCCAACATCTATTCTGGGATCCTGGCAGCTTCTTCATCTGTATCCAGTGTCTGAATCTGATCCAAGGCTTGCAACTGGGAAACATCTCAGAGCTTTCTCGAAGTTGATATTTTCAAGGAACATTTAAAGAAGTAGCAAAGATGAAGATTCCCACACTCCACCCCCTTACACCAGTGAACGCCCAATCCCATTCAACGGTGacaaccttctcaaaaatcaagagTCCCTCCCATGCTTTCATCACTGAGAAACCCCATGTATAACTGTCAAAGAAAGAGAGTACTGACTTCTACCTCCTTGATTAGAGATTTCTTCGGAGGACAAAAAGTGACTGGAAAATTAAAGGTGATGACATTGTGAACATTGCCCCCGTGCTCTGTGACGCATGGACAGAACCCTGTACTTCACTGAATCCAGTGCTGAGACATTTCGGGTATGGCCATTGCTCTGAACTCGCGCCCATTTCTTCCTTGAAGTACCAAGGAGCAAATGAAGACTTTGATTTTAGGTTAGTAGACTCAGGTCAGCAAAGGAGTACATTTTCTAGGGTTTATAAAAAACAAAGGATAAGATTTTGAATGAGATTCCTCAGTAGGGAACTCAACATGGCAACAGAGGGTAAACACAGACATTTGCCTGTGTTGTGTACCCTTGGATGTGCTGGGATGGGCCTACTGGGAAGTTGGGCTTCAGGGAGGTAGGGTCCTTGTTCTATGGTTTATGGTTGCAAGTGAAGACTAAAATCTTTTAGCCTCTGTTGACAGCTCTGGGAATCCCCAGAAAGGGTAGCTGTTTAGGGTCCTACTTCAGTTTTCTCTTAATGGCTACTGATAGAGCTTCAGAGGAGCTACAAATGAGAAGTTCTGGTAGAGTAATGCCTTTAAATGCAAATCCAGATGTGGCTTGATGATTTTAAAGGCAAATTTAGATGATCATTTCCTACTTCATGCAACCTAGACCTGCTAGCAGCGGCTCTTATCTCTAGCTCACGCTAGGCAGGGATATCAGAGCTCAATCGAACTCATATTCACTGTCTAATTTCCTTTAATGAGTTCTCAGGGGGCAGACTAACAGACAAGGACCCCATAGATTTTTTTAACACATTTCTGTCACAGAACTTTGGTAAGGAAAGCTTGGTTTAAAGACCAAGATGGTCTCACATTTCTTTAGATACACACACTatctcatcttcccatccctagGTGCAGACCATACTTGCTCTTCTGATTACACTCCTTGACCAGAATCACCATGCCTCGTGGCCGTAAAAGTAAACTCCGGGCCCGTGAGAGACGCTTCCAGGCTCGAAGTGAAATGCGGCGTATTCCAGATGCTCATGCCAGTacaacagaagagagagagactccttcctcttctcccctttgtAGTAGTGATGTCCAGAGCATCTCTGCTGTTGAGTCACAGTCTCAGAGGCCCACTACTGCTCTTGTAAGTATTTCAGATACCAAGTCAGATGAAGGTAACAGGAGCCAAGACGGAGAGAGACCAAGCACTTCCTGGGCGCAGCCGTCAACTAGTTATTCATCTTCAACCCAGAGAGGAGACATAGCAATTTCATTGGTGCAGTTCATGCTTCGAAAGTACAACAAGAGGGAGCCAATAACAAAGGAAGACATATTAAAGCATGTCATCCCACAGGATAAGGAAAATTTCCCCAATGTCCTTAAGAAAGCCTCTGAGCTGATGGTGCTAGCATTTGGTATTGATGTTAAGGAAATTGACACTATCAGACACTGTTATGCCCTTGTCAGCATATTAAATCCTAATGGTGATGAAATAATGAATGGTGAGGCAATCATGCCCAAGAGTGGCCTCTTGGTGACAATCCTATGTGTGATCTTCATAAAAGGCAGCTGTGCTAATGAAGAATATATCTGGGAAGTACTTAGTGTGATAGGGATATATGCTGGAGTCGATCACTTCATCTATGGAAATGTCAAGAAGCTCATTACTAAAGATTTTGTGAGTGAGGGATACCTGGAATATCGGCGGGTCCCCTACAGAGGTTCTTCATGCTATCAATTCTTGTGGGGTCCCAGGGCCCAGTTTGAAACTGGCAAAATGAGAGTCCTTGAGTTCCTGGCCAAGGTCCATGATACTGTGCCCAGTGCCTTTCCATCCTTGTATCAAGATGCTTTGAGAGATGAGCAAGAGAGAACCCAAGCCAAATTTACATCTATGATTCTTATTGGTCTGATGCCTGGTGCACAGTCCAATCACAATTGCAGCAATTTCTCCAACTATCACTGAATAAAATCATTGCTTTGCCCGAGGTGGTGCTGGGGAGAAAATAATGCATCACATATTTATAGCCTCACTCTACATGAATAACTTTCAGATTAGTTTGTCCAAGTTTTCGAACTTCCTTTTAGAACAATTGAGTTAGCTGCATCACCTCAATATATGGATGATAGGTGTTATACAGTCAACATTGTGATGCTTAATAAATAGTTAAGAGTTTCAGTACTGAAAACAAATTGAGGACACATCATCTTTTTATCTGAAACATGAAAACATGGCACCCGGAAGAAGCATTTTCttag from Cricetulus griseus strain 17A/GY chromosome X, alternate assembly CriGri-PICRH-1.0, whole genome shotgun sequence encodes the following:
- the LOC100774329 gene encoding melanoma-associated antigen B18, producing MPRGRKSKLRARERRFQARSEMRRIPDAHASTTEERETPSSSPLCSSNRSQDGERPSTSWAQPSTSYSSSTQRGDIAISLVQFMLRKYNKREPITKEDILKHVIPQDKENFPNVLKKASELMVLAFGIDVKEIDTIRHCYALVSILNPNGDEIMNGEAIMPKSGLLVTILCVIFIKGSCANEEYIWEVLSVIGIYAGVDHFIYGNVKKLITKDFVSEGYLEYRRVPYRGSSCYQFLWGPRAQFETGKMRVLEFLAKVHDTVPSAFPSLYQDALRDEQERTQAKFTSMILIGLMPGAQSNHNCSNFSNYH